The Rhodothermales bacterium region ACGTCGATGAGCCGCTGCCGTACTGATCAACACCCACGTCGTAGATCGCGTTCTTGATGACGATCGGCGCAAAATTGTAGTAGGCCGCGAGGGGAATGCAGAGCAGCAGGGAGCTCACGATGAATACGTAGAACGGTCGACTCCCGAGTTGTTTGAAGGCGTCCAGTCCCAGGATGCTGCGCACGGATACGTGCTCTCCCGCCGCGGGCGGCGGCGTGTGCGGCAGCGAGAAGCAGTAGACACCCAGCAACAGGCTCGCCACGCCTGTCGTGTACAGCGGCAAGGGTGTCGTGTCCGGAAGCTGTTCACCGGCAAACATCCCGAGAACAATCGCGATGAAAAAGCCGGCAACGATCCATCCGATCGTCCCGAACACTCTGATCAGCGGAAACTGCTTTTCCTGATCGTCGATGTTGTGGAACGCGAGTGAGTTCGCAAGCCCGAGCGTCGGCATATAGCACAGGTTGTACGCAAGCAGCATCAGGATGAACATGGTCGGGTTCGCGACCAGCTGGGGCACGAACAACATGATGGCGCCGCCCAGTAGGTGCAGCACGGCAAGAACCTTCTCCGTCGAGAAATATCGATCCGCCACCAGGCCGAGGAAGAACGGCGCAATGATGGCAGCGATCGGATTCACGGTGTACGGCCAGTGCGTCAAGCTGGCCATTCCGTTTGCCGCCATATAATTGCCCACGGTCACGTACCACGCCCCCCAGATGAAGAACTGCAGGAACATCATGATGCTGAGTCGGGCGGTAAGCGATCTGTCCATGTGGGCCTCCGGAGATGTCGAAATGCTCCGCATATTTACACGCCATTGCGGGACAAACACAACCCCGCGACCGGCACAGCGTCACAGATGTGTGAGCGGCCGCAACTAGAACTGGTTTTCGATTGTAGCGCTGGAGCGGTAGTTTACTGAAATTATACGATTTGTCAGTTGATGAGTTGAGTCCTGTCAATTGTTGACTGGAGTCGTTTAGCAGTGCGCTCCGACTGAATATCATTCTGCTGCCCTCACCCTTTCACCATCAATGCAGTCTATCCGATTTCTGGCACGCGTGTGCGCCGTGATTTCGCTCGGCGCCGCAAGTGTGTCGTCGACCACCGTCGCCCAGGTGCCTGCGACTCCAGACAGCGCCCTGGCGGAAGCCCTATCTCGATTCGAAGGCGAACCTCTCTCACTCGCGGAAGCCATCGATCTGGCGATGCAGAACTCAACGATTATCCTGGACGCTCAAGCCGCGTTGGCGGCTGCACGAGGAAGAACGCGGCGGGAGCGCGGTGGCTTCGACCCGGAATTCTTCTCGGAGGCCGCGACGCAGCGCGACGAGGTACCCACCTCCTCCCCGTTCTCCGGTGCGTCAGTCCTCACCAACAATCAATCGTCCCTCTTGTCCGGTTTCCGAACGCGACTCACAACGGGAACTGAATTGTCAACATCGCTTCAGGCCGTCCGGGCAAGTACGAACTCGTCTTTCGCCGCACTCAATCCCCAGTACACGACCTATGCTCAACTGACTGTCCGCCAGCCCCTTCTCGCTGGCAGCGGAGTGGCTGCCGACGCTGACTTGCGGGTGGCCCGACTTGGCGAGTCGTCGATGGAGGCGTATCTGGACGATGCCGTACACACGGTGCAGGCGGCAGTCGTGGAACTCTATTGGGATCTCTATGCTGCAGAGCGAGACCTTGCGGTGCAGGGACTGATCAGGGAGCGGGCGGCCGCCCTTCTTACCGAATCTCAACAGCGCGCCCGGGCCGGCCTCGTGGGACCGAATCAGGTCGAGAATGCAAAGGTGTTTCTGGCCGAGCAGGAGTTGGCCGAGATCGATCGCCAGGAGGCCCTCTATAGTATTTCGGATCAGCTCGTGACGCTGATTGGCGCGTCACCTTCAGGCGCTATTGCCCGGTACCGTCCCGTCGACAGCCCGCCCGCGGATCTGCAAATCGATGACCCGGACGAACTTGTGGCAAGAGCCGTCGAAGCGAACAGGGCACTTGACATGGCCCGCCGCGATATCGATGAGGCCAACGTGCGTCTGCGTGCCGAGAGGCGCAACCGCCTTCCGCGCGTGGATCTGGTGGGCACGCTCGGTTCCAACGGACTGTCCGGAGACGCTCGCGACGTGATCTTCGGCTCCGACACACTCAGAAGCGCCAGTGCCGGGAATTTCGCCGATGCGCTCAGGCAAGTCGGCGAGTTCGAGTTCCCCCGTTGGAGCGTTGGAGTTGACGTGACGATCCCGATCGGTCCCCGGAGGCGTGGTGGTGAGATCGATCGATTGCGGGCGGAGGTCGAGCGAGCCGAGCAAAGATATGAAGGCAGCGTACGCGTGCTCAAAGAGCAGGTCCGGAGATTTCACCGCGAACTGGTGAATGGCAAGCAGCGCCTCGCGATTGCCAGGCGCGGAGTTGACGCATCGCAGGAGCAGGTTCGTATCGGTCTGATCGAATACCGCAACGGCCGGTCGACTGCATTCGAACTTGTACGTCTCGGCGCGGACCTTGCTGCAGCACAGCAGCGCTACTCGCAGGCGCTGGTTCGCACAGTCAAGGCAGCCGCCTCGCTTTCCCGGCTGACATCCGGCGTATATCCCTTTCCTACTCAGCAGCGGTCCGAAGACCAGTGAACTCGATGACCCAACGAACCCTTGTCGCTTTTGGCGTCGCGACAACCCTCGCCCTATCCGCCGGATGTGGAGCCGACGAGCAAGGCGGTGGCGGTTTCACCATGCCACCGACGCCTGTCGAAATCGCAGTCGTAGAACCCCGTACAGTTGTCGATCGATTCGAAGCAGTGGGAACCATACAGGCGGGCGAGTCCATCATGGTCACGGCCGAGATCGACGGAGTCATCCAGCGCATTCCGTATAACGAAGGCGGGTTCTTAAAGCGAGGTGCGTTGATCGCCAAGATCGATGACGCGCAGCTGGCGGCGGAACTGGCCCGAGCAGAAGCTCTGAGGGATCAGAGCGAGGTGGCCTACAACCGAATCAAAACAGTTGTCGACCTCGGAGCCGGCGCGCCGCAGGACCTTGACGATGCCGCAGCCAGCCTGAAGGTGGCGGAGGCTAACGTCTCGCTTGCAAAGACTCGACTGAGCAAGACCGTCATCACGGCGCCGTTCTCAGGCCTCGTCGGTGCACGACAGGTCAGTGCCGGCACCTTTCTCCGGGCTGGCCAAACAATCACCGAGCTGGCACAGGTCGATGAACTGAGAGTCAACTTCTCCGTACCTGAGCGGTATCTGTCTTTGCTTGAGCGAGGTTCCGAAGTCACCGTTTCGACGACCGCGTACCCGGACTACCAGCTGCTCGGAACGATCAGCGTTGTGGAGCCTGTCCTGGATTCGTCGACCCGAAGCGCTCGTGTTGTCGCCCGTGTGAGAAATCCAGAGCGAAAATTCCGTCCCGGAATGTCGGCGAACGTCGCGGCGGTACTCAGCGAACGAGCGAACGCGATAACCGTGCCCAGTGAAGCCGTCTTTATCGATGGATCCCAGCCGTACGTTTTCGTGATTGCCGAGGATAGTACCGTGTCGCGCATGGCGTTAGAATTAGGCACCCGACTTCCAGATGTCGTCGAAGTCGTCGGAGGACTCAGCGTAGGCGATCGTATTGTCCGCGCCGGGCATCAGAAACTGTTCGACGGCGCCAGGGTGGCCCCAGCTTCAAATGCGCCTCCTCAGACCGAAGGCTAACATCAAGCCCCTATGAAACTCAGCGAGATTTCCATACGCCGGCCGGTTTTCGCCAGCGTGATGAGCATCGCGATCATTCTCTTCGGAGTGATCGGTTTTACGCGAATGCCCGTGCGGGAATATCCCGACATCGATCCTCCCATCGTATCCATCACAACGTTGTATCGGGGTGCAAGTTCGAGCGTCGTCGAAACGGAAATCACGAACGTCCTCGAGGAGCAGTTGGCCACGCTCGAGGGAATCAAGACGATTACATCTTCAAGCCAGGATCAGGGATCGTCGATCACTGTCGAGTTTGAGTTGGGCCGGGATGTCGACGAGGCTGGTAACGACGTGCGTGATCGGGTGTCGCGCATCAAGGGCCAACTGCCGCGTGAAGCGGAGGATCCGATCGTCGCGAAGGTGGATGCGAATGCGCAGCCAATCTTCTGGCTCGCCCTTTCGAGCGACCGGCATTCGCTTCTCCAGCTATCCGAAACGGCGGAGCTCGTCTTGAAGGAGCGGCTACAGCGCCTTCCGGGAATAGGATCGGTCTTCATCGGCGGACAGCGGCGATACGCCATGCGCGTCTGGCTGGACCCGCTGCGGATGGCCGCCCGCGGAGTGACAACTTCTGATGTTGAGAGCGCCATCAGGTTGGCCAACGCCGAGATACCCGGTGGTCGAGTGGAAGGCGACCAGCGTGAGTTTGCGGTACGAACGCGAGGAGAGCTGGCAAGCCCCGTCGAGTTTGCGGACATCATCGTCCTGCAAAATCAGAACGATCGGGTGCGCCTGGGGGACATCGGCGAGGTTGAGATCGGGGCCGAAGACGAGCGCACGATTGCACGCTACAACGGCGTCAATGCGGTCGGACTCGGCATCGTCAAGCAGTCGAGGTCGAGCACCGTCACGACAGCCGAGACGGTGAGGAACGCAATTCCGGTGTTGTCCGAGGTCTTGCCGCCGGGCATGAAGCTGCAGACGGCATACGACTCTTCCGTCTTCATTCGCGACTCGATCAATGAGGTTGGCGAGACCATCTTCATCGCCATGATGCTCGTCATATTCGTGGTGCTGGCCTTCCTCCGCAGTTTTCGCGCCACGCTTATTCCAGGCGTCGCGATACCCATCTCCATCGTCGGAACGTTCGCCGTCGCCTTCTTCGTGGGCTTCACCATCAACATCCTGACGCTGCTTGCGCTCGTGCTGGCGATCGGTCTGGTTGTCGACGATGCCATCGTAATGCTGGAAAACATCTACCGGCATATGGAGATGGGCAAGTCTCGCTGGCAAGCCTCACTGGACGGGTCCAAAGAGATTGGCTTTGCCATCGTCGCGACAACGATCGCGCTGGTTGCCGTCTTCGTACCCGTTGCGTTCCTGACCGGCAGCGTGGGACGCCTGTTCAATGAGTTCGGCCTGTCGGTGGCCGTAGCAGTAGCCATCTCCGGATTCGTGGCGCTGACGCTCACGCCGATGTTGTGTTCACGAATGTTGAAGCCTCTTCACGGCACGGGTGACAGCTGGGCAAGCCGCTCGTTCGACGCGTTTTTCGAGTGGCTGACGAGGACCTACGACACGACGCTGCATTTCGCGTTAAAGCATCGGTTGATGATGGTACTGGTTGCCGTAGGTCTCGTTGCCGCCAGTTTCTTTCTTTTCCAGAGCCTGCCGAACGAGCTCGCCCCGACGGAGGATCGCAGCATCGCGTTCGGGTTCGTCCTCGCCCCCGAGGGGTCGACGCTGGAGTACATGGATGGCTATATGCGGGAGATCGAAGGTGTTCTTCTGGATCTTCCGGAGCGCGAGGGGCTCTTCACGGCTGCTGGACTCGGATTTGGAGGGCCCGGTCAGGTAACGAACGGATTCGTGTTTCTGCGGCTCAAACCTCGTGGCGACCGGGATCGAACGCAGCAAGAAATCGTCGCATCGCTCTTCCCGCGCCTGATATCGATTCCCGGCGTACTTGCCTTCCTGATCAATCCCGCCAGCCTTGGGGGACAGTTCGGTTCGAAGCCGGTCGAGTATGTGGTCCAGGGAGACGACTATACCGAGTTGAACCAGGCGGTAGGCCAGATGATGGCCAGGGCTAGTGAACTCGGCTACATGGTGAACATGGACACCGACCTGAGACTGAACAAGCCTCAACTCGACCTGACGATTGACAGAGACCGGGCGGCTGGTCTGGGCGTCTCGGTGACGGACATCGGGTCTACCCTGGAGATGATGCTGGGCGGCAAGGTTGTCACTCAGTTCAAGCGGGGTGCGAAGCAGTACGACGTCATCGCACAGATGAAACCGTCCAATCGCTCGACACCGGACACGATCGAGGAGATCTACCTTCGAGGCGGTGGCGGCCTGGTGCAACTCGCAAGTGTGGTCAGCCTTCAGGAGACGGCAGCTCCCAAGGCGCTCAACCATTACAATCGCAAACGCTCCGTTACGCTGGATGCAAATCTGGCGCCGGGCGTCGGCCTGGGACAGGCGCTCGAGGATCTCGATCGAATCGGAGCCGAGGTCCTGCCGAACGATCTGACAACAGACTTGAGCGGACAATCTCTGGAGTTCCGGTCCGCGAGCTCAAAGCTGTATTCGTTCTTTGTGTTTGCTCTGCTCTTCATCTACCTGGTGCTTGCGGCCCAGTTCGAAAGCTTTATCGACCCGTTTACGATCCTGCTGGCAGTTCCTCTCGCCGTCTTCGGCGCACTGCTGTCTCTGGAAGTGCTAGGCCAGACCCTCAACATTTACTCGCAGATCGGACTGATCATGCTTATCGGGCTGGTCACAAAGAATTCGATCCTGATCGTCGAATATGCGAACCAGCTTCGCCGTCAGGGTAAGAGCGTCTTCGACGCCGTTCGTGAAGCCTCCGAGATTCGCCTGAGACCGATTCTCATGACGTCGTTCGCCACCATCTTCGGCGTGCTGCCCATTGCTCTGGGCCTCGGGGCCGGGGGTGAGTCAAGACAGCCACTCGGAATCGCCGTGGTCGGCGGCATGCTGTTCTCGACATTCCTGACGCTTCTGCTCGTGCCGGTCATGTATTCGCTCGTGGCCCCGATTACCAAGACAAAGGACCACGATGCAATCGAACGCGAATCCGCGGCGGACGCAAGACGGGTCGTCGGCGACACCGCGGTTGTCGAGGCAGATCCGGCATAGTCTCGAAGATCTGTCGAAGCAGGAATAAGGGCGCCACTGCCTACCGATCTTCGCAGCCATTCGTCACGGCGATCAGTCGATTGAACGCCCGACGGGGTACAGCTTGTATTGATCGTCGTAGAACGGCGTCTGTTCGTAGAACCACTGCAGTCGCGCGCGAGGGCTGGCGGAAAACGTCGAATCCGTTGCCAGCATGTCATCGAACCTAGCTCGTAATCCCGCATCCTCTTCCAGCATCTTCCGCGCCATCGGCTCCATGATGTAGCCTTCGACGTATTCGGTCCGCTGCATAATCTCCAGAAAAAATCCCCATTGAAGGAAGGAGTCCGGCGACTCTGGTTCAAGCAGCAGCATGACGAGGTCGCCCAGCTCCTGATCGGTGGAAACGACAGCCGCGCCCGGCATAAGCGTCATATCGCGTTGTTCCGTAACAACTTGTCCGGGAGTCACCCTCGCCCGACCTTCGAATGCCTGCGGTTCGATCATCGCATCGGGAATGCGCGTCATGATTGCCTGCACGGTCGTCGGTTGTGAAATGTGATCGACATGCACGCCGTGCCACTCCAGCAGCCTCGTGATTTCGGACCAGCCCGCCGGAATGAAGTACCTGTCTGGTCGGCCCGCAATGGTAGAGGCAGCCACCATCGGGAAGACCGGAATCTCTGAGTTTACCGGTTCACCGGTCCATGCGACGTGGTCGGTACCGGTAATCGGCGACTCCCGCAGCTCCGATCGGATTCCTTTGAGATGCATTGTGCGCGAAACTGTCGTGGATGCTACGGTCCATGAGCTGCCGGTCGACTCTTCGTCCGGTACTGTCCAGGCAAGCGTGAGCGTGTCCTTTCTTAATGCGCGATCCGCGGTTGCGGCAGCACGGAGCGAACGGAAATCGCTGGCCAGCAACCGGAGTGTTGACTCGAGCAAGACGTAGGTTCCGAGAACGCGTTGACGGTACGGTTTGAGCGAGTGATTCTCGACGAGGACGGTTGGCAGATGGCGTGCGTCACCGTAGCCGTTCGAAAAGCGCGGCCCCGCTGTCCACCAGTAGTTTCCACTGGTCATCTGCCGACCATCCGCCGCGAAGAGCAGCGGGCCGGGTATGTGCCCCATCGCGGTCAGTGCCGAGTCGATGGACGGCCGAAAGCGGGAATCAAGCCACGATGCAATCCGGGGTGACCATGCATGGGGCCCGTTGTATCCGTACGTGACGTCATACTGATAGTCTGCGCCGTCGGTGACGTGAAGATCGAGGTAGAGGTCCGGACCGTATGTGTTGATGACTTGAAGCAGCGCTCGCACTTCTTCGGTTTGAAGTTTGGTGAAGTCGCGATTCAGATTCAGGTTGCGACTATTCGTACGCCAGCCCATCTCGCGTGGCCCGCGCTGATTGATGCGGCTGAATTCAGAAAAGCGTTCGTGAGCGTCGACACTCAGGATGGGGATGAATAGCAGATTAGCCTGGTCGAGCAGCTCAGATTTTGTACCCACGACAGTCATGTCGCGCAGCAACATCAGGCCTGCGTCTTTGCCATCGATTTCTCCGGAATGAATTCCTGAATGTGCCAGCAGGAGTGGGCGCCCCGACTGCCGGAGTTGCTCTACCGAATCCTCCCCGTTTCGCGAAGCGATGACCATCCAGATGTCACGCCCTTCTGCGCTACGGCCGATTGACGTCAGATGCAATTGCGGCGACGCATTGACAAGACGCTTCAGCCATGCGACGGTCTCATCATAGCGCGGTGTCTCGGTCAGATCCGTCTGCTCGGAAGGTGTGATCCATGGGTGATCATGAGCGACAACGAGGTTCTCGCTTTCGCCCGACCAGGGACGCTCGGGCGGCAGAAGACGAGTCCGTGCGGCATCCTGAGCAGCCAGGTCCGCGGTCATTGGGACGGAAAACATCGTGATGAGTACGGCCAGGCCAAGTCGCTTCATGGTATAGCTTTGCGAGGTGTTGATGGCTGAGACCTGACGGCGGCGGATTATCGATGCGGTGCGGACTGCTGTGATGCGGACGCACGAACCCCGTTATCCCCTGTTGGGGAAAGATAGTCCAGTGGCGCGAGCCTGTCACACGCAATCAAGACATGACAACTCGCCTGACCTGTTGCAGAAAGACGCGACCCCCATGTTATGCCTCGTTGGGCAGAACGATCGCAGGAAGATTGCGATCCAGCTACCCGCCGGAAACGGCCTGCAGAATCGTCAGCTCGTCCCCTTCGCGCACCGGCTCCTCGAGCGAATCCAGCCAACGCGTATTCGTAGTGTTCAGAAAACACAACACGTGAGGCCGCAAGTTGCCCGTCTCGTCGAAAAGATGAACACGAAGGGACGGAACCTTGTCGAGAAAGTCCGTCAATACCGCGCGGACCGTATCTCCCTCACCCGACAATGGACCCTGGACCCCGGCGATATGGACCAGAAGCGACGGGATATGGACCGGGACCGTCGGCACGTCAGTCCGCGAAGACCTCGAGAAAGTGGATGCGTGGAAAGTCCGCCGGAAGGCGCTGCCAGGCCTTCCCTGCGGTTCTGGTGTAGAAGACCTGACCGGATGTCGTTCCGAAGTACACACCGCACTCGTCAAGGGAATCCGCCACCATTGAACTTCGAAGCACGGTCATGTACGCATTGCTCTGCGGGAGTCCGTTCGCAAGAGATTGCCACGACTCGCCGCGATCCGTCGACCGATACACGCGGGCGCTCCCAGCCGGCGGCATACGGTATTCGTCACTTTCGAGAGGGAACGCATACACGTACCCGGTTCTGCGATCCAACGCGAGCGGAAATCCGAAACCGGACGGCAAGCCTTCCTCGATGAGCTCCCAGGTGTCCGCGCCATCCCGCGATCGGTACATGCCCTTGTGGTCCTGCCGGTAAATATGGTCTGCGTCGCTCGGATCGGCCGCAAGCGAGTGAACGCAATACCCGATGTCGGAATGCTCCTTGTCCAGAACGGCACATGTCACTCCGCGATTACGCGGGGTCCATGTGCGGCCCCCGTCTTCCGTTCGGAACACGCCCACAGCTGAAATCCCGCACCACATCCGTTGCGAATACTTCGGATCAATCAGGAGCGAATGTGCGCAAAGCCCTCCTGCGCCAGGCTGCCAGCTGGACCTGGTAGGATGTTCGTTCAGTCCGTCCAACGGTTGCCACGACTTGCCCTCGTCCCGGGTCTCAAAGAGCGCGGCCTCCGATACTCCGGCATACCAGACGCTCTCTAACGGCCTGACAAACCAGATCTGCTTGAGAGATCGGCCTGACTCCGGACGAAACGCCGGACCATTCTCCAACTGCTTCCATGATATCAGATCGACGCTCGTGTGAATCGCCGGGCCGTACACGAAGCTCGTCGTCGCTGCAACGTATGTGCCGCCAGGTGCTCGGCCGCCGGCGGTCACCTCCCATCCCTTGAAATGCGGCCCTGCAATGGTCCACGTCGACCTGTCGGAAGATGACGCAACAAAGAGCCCCTTGCGG contains the following coding sequences:
- a CDS encoding TolC family protein: MQSIRFLARVCAVISLGAASVSSTTVAQVPATPDSALAEALSRFEGEPLSLAEAIDLAMQNSTIILDAQAALAAARGRTRRERGGFDPEFFSEAATQRDEVPTSSPFSGASVLTNNQSSLLSGFRTRLTTGTELSTSLQAVRASTNSSFAALNPQYTTYAQLTVRQPLLAGSGVAADADLRVARLGESSMEAYLDDAVHTVQAAVVELYWDLYAAERDLAVQGLIRERAAALLTESQQRARAGLVGPNQVENAKVFLAEQELAEIDRQEALYSISDQLVTLIGASPSGAIARYRPVDSPPADLQIDDPDELVARAVEANRALDMARRDIDEANVRLRAERRNRLPRVDLVGTLGSNGLSGDARDVIFGSDTLRSASAGNFADALRQVGEFEFPRWSVGVDVTIPIGPRRRGGEIDRLRAEVERAEQRYEGSVRVLKEQVRRFHRELVNGKQRLAIARRGVDASQEQVRIGLIEYRNGRSTAFELVRLGADLAAAQQRYSQALVRTVKAAASLSRLTSGVYPFPTQQRSEDQ
- a CDS encoding efflux RND transporter permease subunit, with translation MKLSEISIRRPVFASVMSIAIILFGVIGFTRMPVREYPDIDPPIVSITTLYRGASSSVVETEITNVLEEQLATLEGIKTITSSSQDQGSSITVEFELGRDVDEAGNDVRDRVSRIKGQLPREAEDPIVAKVDANAQPIFWLALSSDRHSLLQLSETAELVLKERLQRLPGIGSVFIGGQRRYAMRVWLDPLRMAARGVTTSDVESAIRLANAEIPGGRVEGDQREFAVRTRGELASPVEFADIIVLQNQNDRVRLGDIGEVEIGAEDERTIARYNGVNAVGLGIVKQSRSSTVTTAETVRNAIPVLSEVLPPGMKLQTAYDSSVFIRDSINEVGETIFIAMMLVIFVVLAFLRSFRATLIPGVAIPISIVGTFAVAFFVGFTINILTLLALVLAIGLVVDDAIVMLENIYRHMEMGKSRWQASLDGSKEIGFAIVATTIALVAVFVPVAFLTGSVGRLFNEFGLSVAVAVAISGFVALTLTPMLCSRMLKPLHGTGDSWASRSFDAFFEWLTRTYDTTLHFALKHRLMMVLVAVGLVAASFFLFQSLPNELAPTEDRSIAFGFVLAPEGSTLEYMDGYMREIEGVLLDLPEREGLFTAAGLGFGGPGQVTNGFVFLRLKPRGDRDRTQQEIVASLFPRLISIPGVLAFLINPASLGGQFGSKPVEYVVQGDDYTELNQAVGQMMARASELGYMVNMDTDLRLNKPQLDLTIDRDRAAGLGVSVTDIGSTLEMMLGGKVVTQFKRGAKQYDVIAQMKPSNRSTPDTIEEIYLRGGGGLVQLASVVSLQETAAPKALNHYNRKRSVTLDANLAPGVGLGQALEDLDRIGAEVLPNDLTTDLSGQSLEFRSASSKLYSFFVFALLFIYLVLAAQFESFIDPFTILLAVPLAVFGALLSLEVLGQTLNIYSQIGLIMLIGLVTKNSILIVEYANQLRRQGKSVFDAVREASEIRLRPILMTSFATIFGVLPIALGLGAGGESRQPLGIAVVGGMLFSTFLTLLLVPVMYSLVAPITKTKDHDAIERESAADARRVVGDTAVVEADPA
- a CDS encoding M14 family metallopeptidase; translation: MKRLGLAVLITMFSVPMTADLAAQDAARTRLLPPERPWSGESENLVVAHDHPWITPSEQTDLTETPRYDETVAWLKRLVNASPQLHLTSIGRSAEGRDIWMVIASRNGEDSVEQLRQSGRPLLLAHSGIHSGEIDGKDAGLMLLRDMTVVGTKSELLDQANLLFIPILSVDAHERFSEFSRINQRGPREMGWRTNSRNLNLNRDFTKLQTEEVRALLQVINTYGPDLYLDLHVTDGADYQYDVTYGYNGPHAWSPRIASWLDSRFRPSIDSALTAMGHIPGPLLFAADGRQMTSGNYWWTAGPRFSNGYGDARHLPTVLVENHSLKPYRQRVLGTYVLLESTLRLLASDFRSLRAAATADRALRKDTLTLAWTVPDEESTGSSWTVASTTVSRTMHLKGIRSELRESPITGTDHVAWTGEPVNSEIPVFPMVAASTIAGRPDRYFIPAGWSEITRLLEWHGVHVDHISQPTTVQAIMTRIPDAMIEPQAFEGRARVTPGQVVTEQRDMTLMPGAAVVSTDQELGDLVMLLLEPESPDSFLQWGFFLEIMQRTEYVEGYIMEPMARKMLEEDAGLRARFDDMLATDSTFSASPRARLQWFYEQTPFYDDQYKLYPVGRSID
- a CDS encoding MoaD/ThiS family protein; its protein translation is MPTVPVHIPSLLVHIAGVQGPLSGEGDTVRAVLTDFLDKVPSLRVHLFDETGNLRPHVLCFLNTTNTRWLDSLEEPVREGDELTILQAVSGG
- a CDS encoding MFS transporter; its protein translation is MDRSLTARLSIMMFLQFFIWGAWYVTVGNYMAANGMASLTHWPYTVNPIAAIIAPFFLGLVADRYFSTEKVLAVLHLLGGAIMLFVPQLVANPTMFILMLLAYNLCYMPTLGLANSLAFHNIDDQEKQFPLIRVFGTIGWIVAGFFIAIVLGMFAGEQLPDTTPLPLYTTGVASLLLGVYCFSLPHTPPPAAGEHVSVRSILGLDAFKQLGSRPFYVFIVSSLLLCIPLAAYYNFAPIVIKNAIYDVGVDQYGSGSSTYWILSTVFPNPSSLMTLGQISEVVFMLLMPLFFRKLGVKWMLTVGMGAWVVRYILFAAGAPGSVFWMLAGGILMHGICYDFFFVTGQIYVDKKSTAAVRGQAQGFLVFVTYGVGMLIGAQVAGNIFNRFLGGADALNLAQWQDFWFVPAGFAALVMVLFAFLFNDKVDDGAETPAA
- a CDS encoding exo-alpha-sialidase, with the protein product MNVRLFIGTRKGLFVASSSDRSTWTIAGPHFKGWEVTAGGRAPGGTYVAATTSFVYGPAIHTSVDLISWKQLENGPAFRPESGRSLKQIWFVRPLESVWYAGVSEAALFETRDEGKSWQPLDGLNEHPTRSSWQPGAGGLCAHSLLIDPKYSQRMWCGISAVGVFRTEDGGRTWTPRNRGVTCAVLDKEHSDIGYCVHSLAADPSDADHIYRQDHKGMYRSRDGADTWELIEEGLPSGFGFPLALDRRTGYVYAFPLESDEYRMPPAGSARVYRSTDRGESWQSLANGLPQSNAYMTVLRSSMVADSLDECGVYFGTTSGQVFYTRTAGKAWQRLPADFPRIHFLEVFAD
- a CDS encoding efflux RND transporter periplasmic adaptor subunit, with protein sequence MTQRTLVAFGVATTLALSAGCGADEQGGGGFTMPPTPVEIAVVEPRTVVDRFEAVGTIQAGESIMVTAEIDGVIQRIPYNEGGFLKRGALIAKIDDAQLAAELARAEALRDQSEVAYNRIKTVVDLGAGAPQDLDDAAASLKVAEANVSLAKTRLSKTVITAPFSGLVGARQVSAGTFLRAGQTITELAQVDELRVNFSVPERYLSLLERGSEVTVSTTAYPDYQLLGTISVVEPVLDSSTRSARVVARVRNPERKFRPGMSANVAAVLSERANAITVPSEAVFIDGSQPYVFVIAEDSTVSRMALELGTRLPDVVEVVGGLSVGDRIVRAGHQKLFDGARVAPASNAPPQTEG